The following coding sequences lie in one Clostridiaceae bacterium genomic window:
- the larA gene encoding nickel-dependent lactate racemase has product MKIFLGFGKSKVDIEIDNSNLLGILKPNDVPVQLTGVDEVKRAMKEPIGSPRLKEIVKPGKKVVIITSDITRPMPSKIVLPVILEELFEAGVSEEDITIVFSLGSHRKHTEEEKRALVGEDIYNKIKCIDSDAKDSVHLGKSSKGTPVNIFRPVVEADFRICLGNIEYHYFAGYSGGAKAIMPGVSTRDAIQANHSRMIEDGARAGILEGNHVREDIDEVADFVPIDFILNVVLDENKNIIKAV; this is encoded by the coding sequence ATGAAAATTTTTCTTGGATTCGGAAAATCAAAGGTAGATATAGAGATAGACAATTCAAATTTGCTGGGGATACTTAAGCCTAATGATGTTCCTGTGCAACTTACAGGTGTAGATGAGGTTAAACGGGCTATGAAAGAGCCTATAGGTTCACCAAGGCTCAAAGAAATTGTAAAACCAGGAAAAAAAGTAGTTATCATTACCAGCGATATTACCCGCCCCATGCCTTCAAAAATTGTGCTGCCAGTTATTTTAGAAGAACTGTTTGAGGCAGGGGTGAGTGAAGAGGATATAACAATTGTTTTTTCTTTGGGAAGTCACAGAAAACATACCGAAGAAGAGAAACGCGCACTAGTGGGAGAAGATATATATAATAAGATAAAATGTATTGACAGCGATGCCAAAGATTCAGTTCATTTGGGTAAATCATCCAAAGGTACACCGGTGAACATTTTTCGGCCTGTTGTGGAAGCAGACTTCAGGATTTGCCTTGGAAATATTGAATATCACTACTTCGCAGGCTATAGTGGAGGTGCTAAGGCCATAATGCCTGGAGTTTCAACAAGAGATGCAATTCAAGCTAACCATAGCAGGATGATTGAAGATGGTGCAAGAGCAGGTATACTAGAAGGAAATCATGTCCGGGAAGATATCGATGAAGTGGCTGATTTTGTTCCTATTGATTTTATCTTGAATGTAGTGCTGGATGAAAATAAAAATATAATTAAAGCAGT
- a CDS encoding DUF1294 domain-containing protein, translating to MDYLWVILFAVLVINVFGFVLVGIDKYKAKKHRWRIPEKTFFIISILGGSPGVYIGLFTFKHKTRHISFIVGIPLIIALQLALLYYFLG from the coding sequence TTGGATTATTTATGGGTAATATTATTTGCAGTATTAGTTATAAATGTTTTTGGGTTTGTTCTTGTAGGAATTGATAAATATAAGGCTAAAAAACATAGATGGAGAATCCCTGAGAAAACCTTTTTCATAATTTCGATTCTTGGAGGAAGTCCTGGAGTTTATATAGGATTGTTCACTTTTAAACATAAAACAAGACATATCTCCTTTATAGTTGGAATTCCTTTGATTATTGCATTACAGTTGGCACTGCTGTATTATTTTTTGGGCTAA
- a CDS encoding amidohydrolase family protein gives MNSLLIKNVRLVIDDSIVENGAVLCKDGKIVNVYTDSTDVSNVEADNVYDGANYYLAPGFIDLHIHGAKNILAEAGPEELKELTRILPQYGVTGFLPTICPRPSLEEDVELLKRLSTVSPEGTAILGFMMEGHFLSLTGAIKSVGGDVDPIEKAEALIKAAAPYNLVFAISPEFKGIVDVLPILTRSGMPAFITHTFATDKQTLAAIEAGAKHATHFYNVFPYGQDKEGGVRRSGAIEAIFSREDCTVDFILDGEHVEPLIVKMALVCKGKDSVCLITDANINAGMPPGRYEGGIGNTPFVVAYEGGPARNAEEGPKKGGLIGSGLTMNLAVKNAINMLGVNLCQAVRMASTNPARVIKVDNKKGKIKVGYDADMVLLDENCNVQACWVMGDCKYEK, from the coding sequence ATGAATAGCCTGCTCATTAAAAATGTAAGATTAGTTATTGATGATTCTATTGTGGAGAACGGAGCTGTTCTCTGCAAAGATGGCAAGATTGTGAATGTTTATACTGACAGTACAGATGTATCTAATGTAGAGGCTGATAATGTATACGACGGTGCTAATTACTATCTTGCTCCAGGATTTATTGATTTACATATTCATGGCGCAAAAAATATTTTAGCTGAAGCAGGGCCGGAAGAATTAAAGGAATTAACCAGGATATTACCTCAGTATGGTGTAACGGGTTTTTTGCCTACTATTTGTCCACGTCCAAGTCTTGAAGAAGATGTTGAACTTTTGAAAAGACTTTCTACTGTATCTCCTGAAGGTACAGCTATATTAGGTTTTATGATGGAAGGACACTTTTTATCACTTACAGGTGCAATAAAATCTGTTGGTGGAGATGTAGATCCAATTGAGAAAGCTGAGGCACTAATTAAAGCTGCTGCCCCATACAATTTAGTTTTTGCAATTTCCCCCGAATTTAAGGGTATTGTTGATGTACTTCCAATTTTGACCAGATCGGGTATGCCTGCCTTTATAACACATACTTTTGCCACTGATAAACAGACTTTAGCAGCAATAGAGGCTGGTGCAAAACATGCAACCCATTTTTATAACGTATTTCCATACGGACAGGACAAAGAGGGTGGAGTTAGACGTAGTGGAGCTATTGAGGCAATATTCTCACGAGAGGACTGTACTGTTGACTTTATTTTAGATGGAGAGCATGTAGAGCCTCTTATTGTTAAAATGGCTTTAGTTTGCAAAGGGAAAGACTCTGTATGTCTTATTACTGACGCCAATATCAATGCTGGTATGCCTCCAGGAAGATATGAAGGAGGTATTGGAAATACTCCCTTTGTGGTTGCCTATGAAGGAGGACCTGCAAGAAATGCGGAAGAAGGTCCAAAGAAGGGAGGACTGATAGGAAGTGGTCTTACAATGAATCTAGCAGTTAAAAATGCCATCAATATGCTTGGAGTAAATTTATGTCAGGCAGTTCGTATGGCTTCAACAAATCCTGCTAGAGTAATAAAAGTAGATAATAAAAAAGGGAAAATCAAAGTTGGATACGATGCAGATATGGTATTACTTGATGAAAATTGCAATGTTCAGGCATGTTGGGTTATGGGAGACTGCAAGTATGAAAAATAG
- a CDS encoding DNA-3-methyladenine glycosylase, which produces MECLKQDFYDRETLEVAPDLLGKYLIREINGHQLIGKIVEVEAYKGSIDKGAHSYNYKRTPRTEVMFGPPGHAYVYLIYGMYFCLNIVTEKEGEPCAVLIRALEPVKGEDYMAYIRYNKPLEELTPSQRKNLTNGPGKLCKSFHITKEQNGQPLWNNDFYLTEGVPVRQDEIIRSKRINIDYAEEAKDFLWRFSIKDNPCVSVKPDIR; this is translated from the coding sequence ATGGAATGCTTGAAGCAAGATTTTTACGACAGAGAAACTTTAGAAGTTGCACCAGATTTATTAGGCAAATACCTGATCCGGGAAATAAACGGGCATCAGTTAATAGGAAAAATTGTTGAAGTAGAGGCCTACAAGGGTTCAATCGATAAAGGCGCTCACAGCTATAATTATAAACGTACTCCACGAACAGAGGTAATGTTCGGACCCCCCGGACATGCATATGTATATTTAATTTATGGGATGTATTTCTGCCTGAATATAGTAACTGAAAAGGAGGGCGAGCCTTGTGCTGTTCTAATAAGAGCTTTGGAGCCTGTAAAGGGAGAAGATTATATGGCTTATATCCGCTATAATAAGCCCCTGGAAGAATTAACTCCTTCACAAAGAAAAAACCTTACCAATGGCCCTGGTAAATTGTGTAAAAGCTTTCACATAACAAAAGAACAAAACGGCCAACCTCTTTGGAACAATGATTTTTATCTGACTGAGGGAGTCCCAGTCAGACAAGACGAAATTATTAGAAGCAAAAGAATAAATATTGATTATGCAGAAGAAGCAAAAGATTTTCTTTGGAGATTTTCAATAAAGGACAACCC